In Psychrobacter ciconiae, the genomic window TGACGATAATCAGCGCCATCATACCGCGAGCTCCCAATTTTTTAATAAAAGGTCGCAGCACAATTAAGCTAAGCAAATAAATGCTCACGCCGACATAAATATGCAGCGCATCTTTATCAAGACCGCTTGCGACAACGATGCCTTCTTTAAAATTGTAAAAATCCACCAAACGCCCCAAATTGATTTAGAGCGCCTAGTTTACCGCACCGCGTTTTCATTAGCGTAAGCCAAATGTAGCTTTTAGATTAAATCTTCCACTCTACAAAGTTTTTGAGCAATTGCAGCCCTGCAGTATGGCTTTTTTCGGGATGAAATTGGGTAGCAAATAAGTTGTCTTTAATGAGGCTTGCGCAAAACGGCTTACCATAATCGCAAATGGCCGCCACCACCGACGCCTCTTTTGGCGCGCAGTAATAGCTATGGACAAAATAAAAATACGAGTCCTCAGCAATATTTTTCCAAAGTGGGTGCTCGGTTGCCATCTGATTGATGGTGTTCCAGCCCATATGCGGGACTTTTAACACCTCGCCATTGGCATCAAATAATGGGTTATCAAAGGCGTTGACCGACCCTTTTAAAATCCCTAAGCACGGCGTTCCGCCATTTTCCGCCGACGACTCAAACAGCGCCTGCATTCCCACGCAAATTGCCATCACAGGCTTGTTAAAAACTGCCGATTGAATCACCTCATCGATGCCAGCATCCTGCATACCAAGCATACAGTCGCGCATTGCGCCAACGCCCGGAAAGACGATTTTATCCGCCGCCGCCACCACTTTGGGGTCAGCAGTGATACTCACGTCTGCCCCAACACTCGCCAGCGCCTTTGCCGCCGAGTGCAGATTTCCCATTCCATAATCGAGCAGTGCTATCTTCATAAAGCCTCTTTGGTTGATGGCAAGGTGTCAAGCGCTCGCGGGTCGTACTCGCACGCCATGCGCAGCGCTCGGGCAAACGCTTTAAAGGTACATTCGATTTGGTGGTGGCTGTTTTTGCCTTTTAAATTGTCCAAATGCACCGTCATCCAAGCGTGATTGACAAAGCCGTAAAAAAACTCGCTAAATAAATCGACATCAAACGTGCCAACGTGCGAGCGGGTAAACGGAATGTCCATGTGCAGCCCAGGGCGACCTGAAATGTCCACCACCGCTCGGGTCAACGCCTCATCAAGCGGCGCGTAAAAATGACCGTAGCGGCGGATGCCTTTTTTATCACCAATGGCTTTGGCAAACGCTTGCCCAAGGGTGATTCCAGTGTCTTCAACGCTGTGGTGGTCGTCGATATAGGTGTCGCCCGTGCATTTAATGTCAATGTCGAAAAGCCCGTGACGCTTGATTTGGTCAATCATATGGTCTAAAAATGGCACGCCGGTATCAATCACGCCTTGACCAGTGCCATCAAGGTTGACCGTGCAGGTCACTTGCGTTTCAGCAGTGTTGCGCTCAACGGTGGCGGTGCGGTCGGGGCGATTGGCAAGGGCTTGAAGGTTGTCATCAGTCAAATTGGCGGTCATGGCTACTCTCAATAATAAATCGTCAATAATGAACGTCGGTTTTAGGTGTTAGCTTTGGATGTTAATTTGTGAGGGTTGATTTTGAGGTCAATAACCATGGGTTATCAAAATCAAACCATTGAAAAGTTCTGCTTATGATAGCAAACCCTGTGATAATCGGCTATGGCTTGGCAGGATTGCGGGTAAATATTTCTATAAAGCAATTAAAAATGCAAGTAAATCATTTATAATGTTACTTTTGTTTACTAAGGCAGGATGGGAAAAATGCAAGTTAATATCAATACTTCAACTAAGGCTGCCTTACTTTTTTGTGGTGCCCTTATGAGCAGCAGTGCTTTTGCAGAAAACGTTATTCCTAAAGGCGCAAGTAACCTGCCAAGTTTAGAATTTGGGGCGCTGGTCAAAACATACATGATTGATAGCACGTCAAAAAGTTCTTGGAACTTCTCGACCAATAGCCAAAATATACTTTGGGATTCGGGCGTTACTTGGAAAAACGATACTAGAAAATATGAAAAAGACGGATTTGTGAGATTACAGTTTGATGGCTTTAAATTAAAAGAAGATACTTATAACAATCCAAAAAAAGTTCGTCCGGAAGCGGCTTGGAATATTAACTACTCAGGAAAAAATAAAAGTGATGTCAGCCAAATAACAATCGAGCACTTTTTAGGCGGGTTCTTATCAGATACGGATGAAATAGAAATACCTGCTATTCAATCTTTAACAAAATATAATATCAATTATCAGCCAGTCTGTATATATAAACTAGGCTTTGGTAACTATAGCACAGCATATAAACTTTCCACTTTAAAGAAAAAAGATATTTATCTGTTATCAACTATTGCAACTGGCGTTTCTGGTAATCTTTCTATAAGTTATAATTTGTTTCCAAATAAAAAGGATTTTTTAGACTATTTTTACGACTTCACAGATACAGATGAGGATAGTTCAAATTGTATTTCTTTTTAACTAGAGTCTATTTAAGCGAGAATTTGTTAAAATAATGCGTATATTTTTATTAGGAGCCCGCCATGCCCCTTGAAGCCTTTGCCATCACCCGACTTGATGCGCCGCTGATGAAAAAGCCCGCCCGAAAAAACGAGCTTGCCGAGCGCCTAAAAGACCTTTATGACGCTGACGACAGCCACTCCGACGGCGATAGCGTGCTAAACCTTATCGAAGCCAGCTTTGCGCGCGGCGGCTGTCTTTATGTCGGGATGTTTAACGACAAGCCCATCGCGGCGGTTGGCTGCTTTGACGACGGTCAAACCAACAGCAAGCGCTTGCAATACCTCACCGTTCATCCGCAAAATCGCGGTCGCGCCATCGATGCCAAATTTATCAAAATGGTTTATGATCTTGAAGTTAAAAAAGGCGTCCGAGCGTTTGTCCCTGCCGAAACTTCGATTCATCAAATCATGAGCGATTATGGCTTACTTGCCCTTGACGGCTGATTTTATCAAAAATAGCAACTATTTTGACTTTTTTAGAAAAATAACTTGACAGTTCGGCTAATATTTAGTTTAATAGCGCCTCAACGACATTGGCTCGATAGCTCAGTCGGTAGAGCAACGGATTGAAAATCCGTGTGTCGGCAGTTCGATCCTGCCTCGAGCCACCATTCGTTGACCAGTTTTTAAAAGCCTCACTCCTTTTGGATTGGGGCTTTTTTTATGGTTAAATGTTTATCATTTAAAAGCAAAGAATCAAAAAAGTAAATAGCCAAAGCCGTCAGTCACGGTTTATAACAGTTTTTTGCCGACCTTTTGCCTATACTAAATGATGGCAAAGCTAAGCCGTGGCAAAGGAAAAGTTATGGCGGAATTTGATTACGAGTTAGACTACAAAACGCTTGATTTGCGAGCGCAACCTGAGCTTTACCGCGTCGGTCGCGGTGAGCAAGGCGTACTTTTGGTTGAGCCGTATAAATCGGAAATTCTGCCACATTGGCGCTTTGCTACGCCTGAGATTGCCCAAAAAAGCAGCGACACCATTTATCAGATGTTTTTGGATTATTTGGCAGCGGGCGACTTTGTTGGTGCGGATATGGCGCGCAAGTTTTTGCAAATGGGCTTTACCCGAGCGCGCCGCTACGCCAATCATAAAGGCGGCAAAAAATATAAAGGCGCTGTCCCTGCCGATAAAAAAGGTCAAAGCGGCGCTCATGGTCGCGAGGAGCTACCACGGCAGGTTGAAGACCCCATCAAAGCCGAATCAGCGCGGATTTTTAAAGAAAAATGGGACTTGTGCCGAGAAAACAGCGATTACAAGTCGCAAATGGCCGCGCATAAACAGCGCTATGAAAGCGCCAAGTAATGAACTCTCAATGCCAAACCCGCCGCCCTAATAACAAGAATAAGGACAATGTTGTGCAACAAAAACAATTACTCATGTTTGACTTTGATGGCACGCTGATTGATAGCGTTGCCGATTTGACCGCTGCGGTTAACGTTATGATGCAGCAATTAGACCGCGAGCCCTATCCGATTGAGGTGATTAAAACTTGGATTGGTAATGGCGCGTCAATGCTGGTAAAACGGGCACTGTCAGGCGACATTCAAGTTGATGATTCGCTCCCAGAATCTGAAATCCAAGAAGCCGAGCGCTTATTTTTAGCCGCTTATGAGGCACTTGATTGCTCACAAACCATTGCTTATCCCGATGTCACCTCCGGACTCAATCAGCTGCATCACGCCGGATTTACCTTAGCACTGGTCACCAATAAACCCATTCGCTTTGTTCCCAAAATTATCAATCATTTTGGCTGGGCGCCGCTGTTTTCAAATCTCATTGGTGGTGACAGCTTGCCGCAAAAAAAGCCGGACGCTGCGCCTTTGTTACACACTTGCCAAATGCTAAATTTTGACCCAAAAAACGCAGTCATGATTGGCGATTCAATCAACGATATTTTGGCCGGAAAAAACGCCGGAATCGACACCATTGGGCTGTCTTATGGCTACAACTATGGTCAAGATATTAGAGATTGCAACCCTAGTTTTGCCTTTGATGACTTCTCTGAGCTGACTGCTTTTTTATTGCAACAAAATAATAAGGACTGTTTAACAACTTAAGGAAAAAATGATGATTAAGCGCCCATTATACTGCGCCAATTGCGGCCGCGAAGTGAGTGACGGCGAGACCATTTTTGCCAAAATGACCGCGCCAAAAAATATCGTGATGGTCGAAATCAAAGCCTACTTAAAAAAGAACAGCATCATTTTTTGTGAAGCTTGCTTTAAAAACGAGTCAGCAAAACTTTAAGCTTTACTGCGATAACTAAGCGCCTCGGATAAATGGCGGCTATCGATAGTGTCGCTACCTGCCAAATCAGCAATGGTTCGCGCCACTCGTAAAATCCGGTGATAACTGCGAGCGGATAAATTAAGCTTGGCTTGAGCGACTTGCAATAACTGCTGCTCAGTTGCGCCAAGAACGGCAAACTTGTCCAAATCGCTTGGGGTCAGCTCATTATTGGCTTTATTTTGCCGTGAAAGTTGCCGATGATAAGCTTGACTTACCCGCAAACGAACGTCAGAGGAGGCTTCACCGGCTTGCGCGTTTTGCAAATCACTGATAGGAAGTGCCGGAACGGTAATGTGCAAGTCAATTCGGTCAAGCAGCGGTCCCGATAACTTATCCTGATAGCGCTTGACCTGCTCAGGGCGGCAGCGGCAACGACCGGACGGGTCGCCATCAAAGCCGCAAGGACAGGGATTCATTGCGGCAATCAGCTGAAAATTTGCCGGAAACGTCAATTGGGAGCTGGCGCGACTGATGGTGATTTGTTTGGCTTCTAACGGTTGCCGCAACACTTCCAAAACGCTACGCTCAAATTCGGGCAGCTCGTCTAGAAACAACACGCCTTTATTGGCAAGGGTAATCTCTCCCGGTCTTGGTTTTGAACCGCCGCCAACCAAAGCCACTGCCGAAATCGTATGATGAACTTGACGAAAGGGGCGCGTTCCAAAGTGATAATCGCTGTCAGCAACCGAATAGGTACTCGCCACCTCAAGCGCTTCCTCGCTGCTAAGCTCCGGCAAAATCGTTGGCAAGCGCTCCGCCATCAAGGTTTTGCCTGACCCTGGTGGTCCTGTAAATAATAAGGAGTGACCGCCGGCTGCGGCAATTTCAAGGGCGCGGCGGGCATGATGTTGACCTTTAACATCCGCTAAATCGACCAAATATTGAGCTTGATTTTGGCTAAAATCCGGCTGAACGACCGCTAAAGGCTCAGCGTGAATCGTTGCGGCTGCGGTTTTACTTAAGCTTTGTAAATGCGCGCAAACAGCTTTGAGATTAGGCGCGGCAAGGACGGTGACGCCCTCGACGCGAGCCGCTTCCTTACCGTTGTCATTAGGAACAATCAGCTGCTTGACCTTTGATTTTGCAGTCATCATGGCGCGAGCAACGGCAAGGCTTCCTGAAACCGGTCGCAAATCGCCATTTAAGGCAAGCTCGCCGATAAATTCAAAATTACTTAGCGTTTCAGCGTCAATTTGACCGCTCGCTGCCAAAATACCGATAGCAATGGGCAAATCAAGGCGAGCGCCGTCTTTGGGCAAATCGGCAGGGGCAAGATTAATCGTTAATCGGCGATTAGGAAACTGAAATCCTGAGGTCAAAATCGCTGAGCGAACGCGGTCTTTACTTTCTTTGACGGCAGCAGCAGGCAAGCCAACAATGGTCAGCGCCGGCAGTCCTTGCGATAAATGAACCTCAATCACTACCTCCGGCGCATGAAGCCCAACCACCGAGCGCGTAAACACTTGCGCAAATGACATGATATTTTCCCAAGCTGACCCAATTGCCAAGATGATAAATCAATTGGCATTACTGTGCAATTGTTTTGCCTTGCCTTTATTTTCCCCCAGTTTTTTATTGACCTGATTAATCCTTAATCTTAATGCTGATTTATAGCTCTGCTTTGTTATAATGGTCTAAGCTTAATTATCATGTTGCCTGCAAAAATGACTGCTGATAATTTGCCGCCTTATTTTTATAAAAGGAAGGTCAAATGCCAAACTCTACCCCAAATCTTGATGCTCAAGACTTTTCACCGCAAGAGATGCCAACGACCACAAGACCCATTGAGGATTTACTTCAGCGCCAAAGCCCGTATGCGATGATTGAGGGCAGCCTTGGCAGCAAAAAACTGCCCAAATTTGACGAAGCCCTTATTCAAAAATACAACCGCTCGGGACCAAGGTACACCTCCTACCCGACCGCGCTTGAATTTGCGCCGATTCCTGACGGGGTGGAAGTCAAAATCTTAAATCAGCGCGAAACTGCGGCGCCATTATCGCTTTATTTTCATATTCCCTTTTGTCGCCACCTTTGCTATTACTGCGCTTGCAATAAAATCATCACCAAAAAAAATAGCGACTCAGGTGATTATTTACAGTATTTAATGAGCGAGATTACCGCCAAACATAAGCTGCTTGCCAACGCGGCAAATCAATATAAGCCGTTTGTGAAACAGCTGCATTTTGGTGGTGGCACGCCTACGTTTTTACAAGATGAGGAGTTGGTTCAGCTTTGGCAGTTTTTACAAGATAAGTTTGAATTTGCGCCAGAAAATGAGGGCGATTATTCCATCGAAATTGACCCGCGCGAGCTTGGTGAAAATACGCTAGCTACCTTGCGAAATCTTGGCTTTAACCGAATCAGCTTGGGCGTTCAAGATTTGGACAATCAAGTTCAAATTGCGGTCAATCGCGTTCATGATAGCGAATTAATTGCCAATATTTTGACCGAAGCTCGCGAATTGGGCTTTCATTCCATCAATTTAGATTTGATTTATGGCTTGCCGCACCAAACGCCTGAAAGCTTTGCCAAAACCGTTGAACAAATCCTTGCTATGAGCCCTGACCGCTTATCGGTGTTTAATTACGCCCATTTACCCGAGCGCTTTAAAGCTCAGCGGCAAATTAAAGACGAGGATTTGCCAACCCCAAGCGAAAAGCTTGCCATTTTAGGTAATACTATCAATACCTTAACCGATGCCGGTTATCAATATATTGGTATTGACCACTTTGCAAAACCTGACGATGAATTGGCAATTGCTCAGCGCGAAGGTAAACTGCACCGCAATTTTCAAGGCTATACCATCATGAGCGATTGCGATTTGGTCGGTTTTGGGGTGTCGGCAATCAGCCAAATCAGCAACGCCACCAGCCGTTATATGTTGCAAAACGCCACCGATTTACAAGATTATGAAAATAGCGTATTGGCAGCAAAAAACAATCCGGCGAAACTTACCGCGGTTAAATATATCAAAACGTCAATTAAAGACCGTCTTCGCGAGTACGTCATTATGAACTTACTTTGCCATGATTATCTTGATTTTAAAGACGTCAATCAAAAATTTGGCATCGATGCGGTCACATATTTTATCGATGAAATCAAGCAGCTTGGACAAATGCAAGCGGATAAACTGATTGATATGGACGCCGCTGGCATCCGAATTTTGCCCAAAGGTCGCCTGCTTGGTCGCAATGTGGCGATGGTGTTTGATGAGTATTTGGGCAAAAAACATCAAAATCGCTTTTCAAAGGTGATTTAGGGCTCTCCGGCGTCAAATCACTAGCAATGACGGTATTAATCTATTAAACCTAGACCGTTTTTGAGCGGAATTGATTTATGAACGGTGTTACTTTTATGGTTTGACGCTATAACATGGGGTTCACAAGATAAAGCCGATTGCTATCGGTAATGGTTTTATCTTGATCCAAATATTTTTGCTCAAGGGCAATTCGACCATCGGGCAAGGTAATATCGGTAATGCCAAAATCGTCATCATTTAACAGCCCAAGCGTGCCATCTTGCCTCAGCCAAAGCCCCTCAAGCTTGTCATGAGGATAATCAAGCGCGGCGATGACATCGACCGCTAGGGTCTTAGCGACCGGTATCAATCCAAGGTCGTCAAGCGCTTGCCAGCGGCTATCATCTTCCCCCGTAAACTGCTCAAGCGTTTGATTGTCAATCAACACTCCCAAAGAAGTGTCTTGAGAAACTTGCTGATGAT contains:
- a CDS encoding DUF4385 domain-containing protein encodes the protein MAEFDYELDYKTLDLRAQPELYRVGRGEQGVLLVEPYKSEILPHWRFATPEIAQKSSDTIYQMFLDYLAAGDFVGADMARKFLQMGFTRARRYANHKGGKKYKGAVPADKKGQSGAHGREELPRQVEDPIKAESARIFKEKWDLCRENSDYKSQMAAHKQRYESAK
- the hemN gene encoding oxygen-independent coproporphyrinogen III oxidase, with the protein product MIEGSLGSKKLPKFDEALIQKYNRSGPRYTSYPTALEFAPIPDGVEVKILNQRETAAPLSLYFHIPFCRHLCYYCACNKIITKKNSDSGDYLQYLMSEITAKHKLLANAANQYKPFVKQLHFGGGTPTFLQDEELVQLWQFLQDKFEFAPENEGDYSIEIDPRELGENTLATLRNLGFNRISLGVQDLDNQVQIAVNRVHDSELIANILTEARELGFHSINLDLIYGLPHQTPESFAKTVEQILAMSPDRLSVFNYAHLPERFKAQRQIKDEDLPTPSEKLAILGNTINTLTDAGYQYIGIDHFAKPDDELAIAQREGKLHRNFQGYTIMSDCDLVGFGVSAISQISNATSRYMLQNATDLQDYENSVLAAKNNPAKLTAVKYIKTSIKDRLREYVIMNLLCHDYLDFKDVNQKFGIDAVTYFIDEIKQLGQMQADKLIDMDAAGIRILPKGRLLGRNVAMVFDEYLGKKHQNRFSKVI
- a CDS encoding Fe3+ hydroxamate ABC transporter substrate-binding protein; protein product: MIKRPLYCANCGREVSDGETIFAKMTAPKNIVMVEIKAYLKKNSIIFCEACFKNESAKL
- a CDS encoding phosphoglycolate phosphatase, with protein sequence MQQKQLLMFDFDGTLIDSVADLTAAVNVMMQQLDREPYPIEVIKTWIGNGASMLVKRALSGDIQVDDSLPESEIQEAERLFLAAYEALDCSQTIAYPDVTSGLNQLHHAGFTLALVTNKPIRFVPKIINHFGWAPLFSNLIGGDSLPQKKPDAAPLLHTCQMLNFDPKNAVMIGDSINDILAGKNAGIDTIGLSYGYNYGQDIRDCNPSFAFDDFSELTAFLLQQNNKDCLTT
- a CDS encoding YifB family Mg chelatase-like AAA ATPase; amino-acid sequence: MSFAQVFTRSVVGLHAPEVVIEVHLSQGLPALTIVGLPAAAVKESKDRVRSAILTSGFQFPNRRLTINLAPADLPKDGARLDLPIAIGILAASGQIDAETLSNFEFIGELALNGDLRPVSGSLAVARAMMTAKSKVKQLIVPNDNGKEAARVEGVTVLAAPNLKAVCAHLQSLSKTAAATIHAEPLAVVQPDFSQNQAQYLVDLADVKGQHHARRALEIAAAGGHSLLFTGPPGSGKTLMAERLPTILPELSSEEALEVASTYSVADSDYHFGTRPFRQVHHTISAVALVGGGSKPRPGEITLANKGVLFLDELPEFERSVLEVLRQPLEAKQITISRASSQLTFPANFQLIAAMNPCPCGFDGDPSGRCRCRPEQVKRYQDKLSGPLLDRIDLHITVPALPISDLQNAQAGEASSDVRLRVSQAYHRQLSRQNKANNELTPSDLDKFAVLGATEQQLLQVAQAKLNLSARSYHRILRVARTIADLAGSDTIDSRHLSEALSYRSKA
- the hisB gene encoding imidazoleglycerol-phosphate dehydratase HisB; this encodes MTANLTDDNLQALANRPDRTATVERNTAETQVTCTVNLDGTGQGVIDTGVPFLDHMIDQIKRHGLFDIDIKCTGDTYIDDHHSVEDTGITLGQAFAKAIGDKKGIRRYGHFYAPLDEALTRAVVDISGRPGLHMDIPFTRSHVGTFDVDLFSEFFYGFVNHAWMTVHLDNLKGKNSHHQIECTFKAFARALRMACEYDPRALDTLPSTKEAL
- the hisH gene encoding imidazole glycerol phosphate synthase subunit HisH → MKIALLDYGMGNLHSAAKALASVGADVSITADPKVVAAADKIVFPGVGAMRDCMLGMQDAGIDEVIQSAVFNKPVMAICVGMQALFESSAENGGTPCLGILKGSVNAFDNPLFDANGEVLKVPHMGWNTINQMATEHPLWKNIAEDSYFYFVHSYYCAPKEASVVAAICDYGKPFCASLIKDNLFATQFHPEKSHTAGLQLLKNFVEWKI